From Brienomyrus brachyistius isolate T26 chromosome 18, BBRACH_0.4, whole genome shotgun sequence, one genomic window encodes:
- the LOC125713335 gene encoding histidine N-acetyltransferase-like isoform X2, producing the protein MAHVLGENAPPKQWMHRRDHRKSQAQLGTRGGEKSCRGVKKLGREKKSLRSWKKGVQDVLTHSSTLVELPQTNPHCDLQFSRATEEDFEEILSISKDIYEGLDYLPSRYGAWLQDPHRMVILARKQGKVIALQSVCVIDDGQTALVEGLRVAPQERGKGVARVLLKFCSQMVKSRYPGVKVSRLTRDDPLGPRDLQKYQLIAKQGILLFEFQAEKLRQRLADLGSELGTVQMGRPVRLGPEELQRLLLNEDVARDILPSGTIVQDWQPFRLLPGNVQMLLQREVDWMADDMLRPTVLSLCSAPFLVPLSLGCHCLTIDIFGRAQEPVQQQVLAHLEHSTHSLIGRVVCQMFLAPPLWELLANFCCGTLGAELVKGYSEQYVVQADLV; encoded by the exons ATGGCACACGTCCTGGGGGAGAATGCACCACCAAAGCAGTGGATGCACCGGCGTGATCACAGGAAAAGCCAGGCCCAGCTGGGCACCCGGGGGGGGGAGAAGAGCTGCAGGGGTGTGAAGAAGCTGGGCAGGGAGAAGAAGTCACTGCGAAG CTGGAAGAAGGGGGTCCAGGATGTCCTCACACACTCATCTACACTCGTTGAGCTTCCTCAGACCAACCCCCACTGCGATCTGCAGTTTTCACGGGCAACTGAGGAAGACTTTGAGGAGATCCTGAGCATCAGCAAGGATATCTACGAAGGTCTGGACTATCTACCATCGCGCTATGGCGCCTGGCTGCAGGATCCCCACCGCATGGTCATCCTGGCCAGGAAGCAGGGCAAAGTG ATCGCTCTGCAGTCGGTGTGCGTCATCGACGACGGCCAGACGGCACTGGTGGAAGGCCTGCGGGTGGCACCTCAGGAAAGGGGGAAAGGTGTGGCCAGGGTCCTGCTCAAGTTTTGCTCCCAGATGGTGAAGTCCAGGTATCCCGGCGTGAAGGTGAGCCGGCTGACACGCGATGACCCGCTGGGGCCCAGGGACCTGCAGAAGTACCAGCTAATCGCCAAACAG GGAATACTTTTGTTTGAGTTCCAGGCTGAGAAGCTGAGGCAGCGACTCGCTGATCTGGGGTCAGAGCTGGGGACCGTGCAGATGGGTCGTCCAGTGAGACTTGGACCTGAGGAACTGCAGCGGTTGCTCCTGAATGAGGATGTTGCCCGGGACATCCTGCCTAGTGGCACCATCGTGCAGGACTGGCAGCCCTTCAGGCTGTTGCCTGGAAACGTACAGATGCTGCTGCAGCGGGAGGTGGACTGGATGGCAGATGACATGCTCAGGCCCACTGTGCTAAGCTTGTGCTCAGCTCCGTTCCTCGTGCCCCTCAGCCTCGGCTGCCACTGTCTCACCATTGACATCTTCGGTAGGGCGCAAGAACCAGTGCAACAGCAGGTTCTGGCTCACCTAGAACACTCCACCCACAGCCTGATTGGCCGTGTTGTATGCCAGATGTTTCTGGCTCCACCTCTCTGGGAGCTGCTGGCCAACTTCTGCTGTGGCACCCTGGGGGCAGAGCTGGTAAAGGGCTACTCCGAACAGTATGTAGTACAGGCTGACCTGGTGTAG
- the LOC125713335 gene encoding histidine N-acetyltransferase-like isoform X1: protein MAHVLGENAPPKQWMHRRDHRKSQAQLGTRGGEKSCRGVKKLGREKKSLRRYRSWKKGVQDVLTHSSTLVELPQTNPHCDLQFSRATEEDFEEILSISKDIYEGLDYLPSRYGAWLQDPHRMVILARKQGKVIALQSVCVIDDGQTALVEGLRVAPQERGKGVARVLLKFCSQMVKSRYPGVKVSRLTRDDPLGPRDLQKYQLIAKQGILLFEFQAEKLRQRLADLGSELGTVQMGRPVRLGPEELQRLLLNEDVARDILPSGTIVQDWQPFRLLPGNVQMLLQREVDWMADDMLRPTVLSLCSAPFLVPLSLGCHCLTIDIFGRAQEPVQQQVLAHLEHSTHSLIGRVVCQMFLAPPLWELLANFCCGTLGAELVKGYSEQYVVQADLV, encoded by the exons ATGGCACACGTCCTGGGGGAGAATGCACCACCAAAGCAGTGGATGCACCGGCGTGATCACAGGAAAAGCCAGGCCCAGCTGGGCACCCGGGGGGGGGAGAAGAGCTGCAGGGGTGTGAAGAAGCTGGGCAGGGAGAAGAAGTCACTGCGAAGGTACAGAAG CTGGAAGAAGGGGGTCCAGGATGTCCTCACACACTCATCTACACTCGTTGAGCTTCCTCAGACCAACCCCCACTGCGATCTGCAGTTTTCACGGGCAACTGAGGAAGACTTTGAGGAGATCCTGAGCATCAGCAAGGATATCTACGAAGGTCTGGACTATCTACCATCGCGCTATGGCGCCTGGCTGCAGGATCCCCACCGCATGGTCATCCTGGCCAGGAAGCAGGGCAAAGTG ATCGCTCTGCAGTCGGTGTGCGTCATCGACGACGGCCAGACGGCACTGGTGGAAGGCCTGCGGGTGGCACCTCAGGAAAGGGGGAAAGGTGTGGCCAGGGTCCTGCTCAAGTTTTGCTCCCAGATGGTGAAGTCCAGGTATCCCGGCGTGAAGGTGAGCCGGCTGACACGCGATGACCCGCTGGGGCCCAGGGACCTGCAGAAGTACCAGCTAATCGCCAAACAG GGAATACTTTTGTTTGAGTTCCAGGCTGAGAAGCTGAGGCAGCGACTCGCTGATCTGGGGTCAGAGCTGGGGACCGTGCAGATGGGTCGTCCAGTGAGACTTGGACCTGAGGAACTGCAGCGGTTGCTCCTGAATGAGGATGTTGCCCGGGACATCCTGCCTAGTGGCACCATCGTGCAGGACTGGCAGCCCTTCAGGCTGTTGCCTGGAAACGTACAGATGCTGCTGCAGCGGGAGGTGGACTGGATGGCAGATGACATGCTCAGGCCCACTGTGCTAAGCTTGTGCTCAGCTCCGTTCCTCGTGCCCCTCAGCCTCGGCTGCCACTGTCTCACCATTGACATCTTCGGTAGGGCGCAAGAACCAGTGCAACAGCAGGTTCTGGCTCACCTAGAACACTCCACCCACAGCCTGATTGGCCGTGTTGTATGCCAGATGTTTCTGGCTCCACCTCTCTGGGAGCTGCTGGCCAACTTCTGCTGTGGCACCCTGGGGGCAGAGCTGGTAAAGGGCTACTCCGAACAGTATGTAGTACAGGCTGACCTGGTGTAG